A genome region from bacterium includes the following:
- a CDS encoding gamma-glutamylcyclotransferase, whose translation MKQRCPSSRFLKRAYLEKHKFVYDGYSKTWNAAVANIIDTSTTKDVVWGGLFEINEDNLATLDCYEGYSKKSYDRKLMEVTDGEGKTHEAIVYFRIGKKEDAPCEDYRKIVIQGAKNCELPEDYINNNL comes from the coding sequence ATGAAACAAAGATGCCCTAGTAGCAGGTTTCTTAAGCGAGCTTATTTAGAAAAACATAAATTCGTTTATGATGGTTACTCAAAAACATGGAATGCTGCAGTAGCAAATATTATTGATACCTCTACCACAAAAGATGTCGTATGGGGTGGACTTTTTGAAATCAATGAGGATAACTTAGCTACTTTGGATTGCTATGAGGGTTATTCTAAAAAATCATATGATAGAAAGTTAATGGAAGTCACAGATGGCGAAGGAAAAACCCATGAAGCAATTGTTTATTTTAGAATAGGGAAAAAAGAGGATGCACCTTGCGAAGATTACCGGAAGATAGTTATTCAAGGAGCAAAAAATTGTGAACTTCCCGAGGATTATATAAATAATAATCTTTAA
- a CDS encoding restriction endonuclease, producing the protein MAELFCVRANFGQYAENFVKGGYVAIGWFEKQNLSKIKDRQELEGLYKKHYPEEHSQNVIGQQVGQIARFLLEMKPGDYVITPAAEQEYLYYGVLKNEPYNYAEPNDGCPYIHRRAVDWSKTRLQRSQFSIPFQNTIRSSLTVFSISHKNDFFEIIGKASLVSAEEIKVHETATETVLKRILELNATEFEILVTKLLTALGFEAQHTGRVGDEGVDSTGELDLHGIAKIKLYVQAKRYKLGSKINARTVKALRQNIPSGAQGAFIATCEYQKDALEAAIESGFPRIGTINGKQLVDLLSETWEELDLPPDLSTKLNLKRGLIVE; encoded by the coding sequence ATGGCAGAATTATTTTGTGTTAGAGCGAATTTTGGGCAGTATGCAGAGAATTTTGTAAAAGGTGGCTATGTAGCAATAGGATGGTTTGAAAAGCAAAACCTGTCTAAAATTAAGGATAGACAGGAATTAGAAGGACTTTATAAAAAACATTATCCGGAGGAACACAGCCAGAATGTAATAGGACAGCAGGTAGGGCAGATAGCGCGGTTTTTGCTTGAGATGAAACCCGGTGATTATGTGATTACGCCAGCAGCCGAGCAGGAATATCTTTATTACGGTGTTTTGAAGAATGAGCCATATAATTACGCTGAACCTAATGATGGTTGTCCTTATATACACAGAAGAGCTGTAGATTGGAGTAAGACAAGATTGCAGAGAAGTCAATTCTCTATTCCGTTTCAGAACACAATACGCTCATCTTTAACTGTCTTTTCTATAAGCCATAAAAATGATTTCTTCGAGATTATTGGCAAGGCAAGCCTTGTATCTGCTGAAGAGATTAAGGTTCACGAAACTGCAACAGAAACTGTACTAAAGAGAATTTTAGAGCTCAATGCAACAGAGTTTGAAATTCTCGTCACAAAACTTCTTACTGCACTTGGATTTGAGGCCCAGCACACAGGAAGGGTTGGAGATGAAGGTGTTGATTCTACTGGTGAACTTGACTTACATGGAATAGCAAAAATAAAGCTGTATGTTCAAGCAAAGCGATATAAATTAGGTAGTAAAATAAATGCCCGGACAGTAAAGGCACTGCGACAAAATATTCCTTCTGGTGCTCAGGGCGCTTTCATAGCTACTTGTGAATATCAGAAAGATGCTCTGGAAGCTGCGATAGAATCCGGCTTCCCAAGAATAGGAACAATAAATGGCAAGCAATTAGTCGATTTATTATCAGAGACATGGGAAGAATTAGATTTGCCTCCTGATTTGAGCACGAAGCTTAATCTCAAGAGAGGGTTAATAGTTGAATGA